In Pirellulales bacterium, the sequence CGCCGCTGTTTCTCTTGTTTCGGTGATATGAACTGCCTGCATCACAGAAGTCGCGGCTGAAGCCCTCAAAACGGGTCAGCGCCGCTCCCAAACCTGGATGGTGTCTTCAGTGCTCGGATTTCCCGTGGCGCTGTTGGAATTCGTCAGCGAAAGACGAGCCTACTCCTGACGTTGCCAATACCCCTTCAGCCCGCGAGCCGTGAGTATGTCTGCGATCGCGCCACCGCGTTTCAGAGTCATCTCCGCCGATACTCCGTCGAAATAGGCGTTAATGTCGGCCTCCGCCTGCAGACGGTTCAATAGCATCGTCAATACGCTCTGCTGGCCGCGGTCGGCCGCCCAAGACATGGCCGTTTCGTCGATCTTGTTTCGCGTCTCCATGTCCGCGCCGCGCTTCACAAGGAACTCACACAATTCGAGATAGCCGAGGCCGGCGGCTTCCAACAGGGGCGTACTGCCGAAGTCGTTGCAGGTATTCACGTCCGCGCCGCGCTCAAGCAGCCACTCCACGGACGGTAGATCGTTCTCGACGACTAGGTAGTGCAGCGCCGTCTCGCCGACGGAATTCCTGACATCGATCAGCGTCGGGTCTTGTGCCAGCAACTTCGCGGCAGTGCCTCTGTCGGAATAAGCGGCGTCGCGAATCGCGTAGAAGCGCGGGTCGGTCCTATTTTTGCTCGCGTCGGCCATGTCCTGTCCTCGCATCCTGCCGCCGCGGTTGGGCGGAGCGCCCTTTTTCGTGAGGTGATCGCAGCCGTCGGAGGCCTCGTGTTCCGGGGCAGCGCAGGCGATGCACATGCCATTTTCAACGTAAAAGTCCCCGGCGGCGTTCAGAGGATAGCGCTGCGAATGCATCATAAGTTTCCCCGGGCCTAACTTGACGTACGCAGCAAGCGGCGCGTTGCCGGACGAATCTTGGAGCTGGTCAGGTCGGAGAACGGAAAGCGGACCAGGATAATCTCATGACGCGAGAAGCTGGGGATACACGTCATCCTCCGTGTTGTCCCAAACCGAACTCAAGGAGCCCTGGCTCGCCTGCTGCCAAAACGTCTCGTCTCCGGGCGGCAGAATCGTGACCAGCACGGTCGCCCCGTCGGGCAATTCGGCCGGTTCGGTCAATTCGATCTTCCCATCGTGAATCACGGCCCACAGCGAATTCAGCATGACGACCCCGATCTTAGCTCCCCGACAAGGACTCGAACCTTGGACAAGCGGATTAATCCGCCGCGGCGGACTCTACCGACTGATCGTTTCGTCGAGCCACTCGCGACCCACCCCGGATTTCAGCCAACGCTCGCGGGCCATTGCTTCTTTGCGGCTGGCGAATTCCTCGGTATAAACCAATTTCCAAGGCCCAGCGTCCTTGGCAGTAAATCGCTTGCCGAATCGATCGGCCGAGTTGTGCCGTTCCAGGCGCCGCGCAACGTCGTTTGTCTGGCCGATATATCGACCGCCGGTCGATTCGCTGACGAGTACGTAGACGAAGAAACTCAAGGCTCCCCGACAAGGACTCGAACCTTGGACAAGCGGATTAACAGTCCGCTGCTCTACCAACTGAGCTATCGGGGATCAAAACTCAAATCGCGGATTAATCCGCCGCGGCGGACTCTACCAACTGAGCTATCGGGGATCAGAATCCTCAATTCTAATTACGCCGCTAAATCTCGTCCAGACGCAGTTCGAGACCGGCTTGGAACGATTCGCCGGGCTGGAGGATTCGCAAGCCGGTTTCGAGGCCGCGCTCGCCGAGCGTGAACGCATCCGGCACGCACGTGTAAGGCTCGATGCAGATCGCCTCGCGGTGCGGCGGGTTGAACACCACGCAATGGCCGAACGACTCGTCGAACACGATCGACAGCCGGCGGTCGTTCACCGGGTCGAGCAGCCGGCAGAAGACGCGCCCGCTACGAGGCTGCAAATCGGTGAAGATGTCATCGAGATGCGTCTGGCCGAAGAGCATTCCGCCGCCAACCGCGCGGCCGTCGGTCGCGGGCAGCTTGCGGTCGGTTGGGAGCATCCCCGCGAGTTCCCAATAGCTTTGAGCCGGGACCGTGAGATGGCACTCGTCGCGCTTGCCGAACGACCCGAGCGGCAGGCGGAAATAGCCGTGCGTGCCCAATCCAAACGGCAGCGGCCGGTCGCCAGGGTTATCGACGGCCAGCGAGCAGCTCAGCCCGACGTGATGGACCTCGTAACAAACGCGGATGCGAAAATCGGCTGGCCACAGATTCAAGAGGGCGGGATCGTCGTGGGCCGCGTGAAACTCGCCCGTGACGCTCGATGGGCTTTGCGACACAATTCGCCACGGGCGGTCGTGCACGAAGCCGTGAATGGCGAATCCCAGCCGCTCGTCGATCACTAGCGGAAACTCGCTGCCATCGAATCGCAGCACCGTGCCGCGCAGCCGCCCGGCGTATGGGCAGAGGATCGGGATGCCGCTGCCCGCCGGCCGCGCGCCGCCGGCTTCAAAACCGGGGGCCGACCAGAGCAGTTCCACCGGCTCGCCGTCGAGCACTGGCACGTAACTAAAGCAATTGAATCCCAGCTCGGGTAGTAGCCTGGCGAGCGAGCCGGTCGCTGGATCGACGAGCGTAATCGTTTGCATGTCAGAGGTCGGAGAACGAAGTATGAAGGACGAAGACGTGGCGTGAGGCCGAATTACGAAATGAATTTAGCGTTGACGGCGATTCCCCTCACCCCGGCCCTCTCCCAGAGGGAGAGGGAGGACGAATTCAAATCGCTTGCGACAATTGCGGACTTTGTAGGTTCGAGAACGCACTGCCGCGCGCGATGGAGA encodes:
- a CDS encoding aldose 1-epimerase, whose product is MQTITLVDPATGSLARLLPELGFNCFSYVPVLDGEPVELLWSAPGFEAGGARPAGSGIPILCPYAGRLRGTVLRFDGSEFPLVIDERLGFAIHGFVHDRPWRIVSQSPSSVTGEFHAAHDDPALLNLWPADFRIRVCYEVHHVGLSCSLAVDNPGDRPLPFGLGTHGYFRLPLGSFGKRDECHLTVPAQSYWELAGMLPTDRKLPATDGRAVGGGMLFGQTHLDDIFTDLQPRSGRVFCRLLDPVNDRRLSIVFDESFGHCVVFNPPHREAICIEPYTCVPDAFTLGERGLETGLRILQPGESFQAGLELRLDEI
- a CDS encoding ankyrin repeat domain-containing protein, producing MMHSQRYPLNAAGDFYVENGMCIACAAPEHEASDGCDHLTKKGAPPNRGGRMRGQDMADASKNRTDPRFYAIRDAAYSDRGTAAKLLAQDPTLIDVRNSVGETALHYLVVENDLPSVEWLLERGADVNTCNDFGSTPLLEAAGLGYLELCEFLVKRGADMETRNKIDETAMSWAADRGQQSVLTMLLNRLQAEADINAYFDGVSAEMTLKRGGAIADILTARGLKGYWQRQE
- a CDS encoding GIY-YIG nuclease family protein, whose amino-acid sequence is MSFFVYVLVSESTGGRYIGQTNDVARRLERHNSADRFGKRFTAKDAGPWKLVYTEEFASRKEAMARERWLKSGVGREWLDETISR